tccctaaccctaaccctaaccctaaccctaaccctaaccctaaccctaaccctaaccctaaccctaaccctaaccctaagctactattttaatatttataatagcttttttaaagttattttatattttaatattactattactataattactttaagctttacttttataatttatattattatttagaactttaaagcttataaattattaagtttttaatattttattaccTATAGGTCTAAGGTaactatttaaataaaagttattattatataataaactagGTCCTATAGGTACTATAGGTTAGCTATTCTTAAAGAATAAACCTTAGAATagttttatagtttatattagcGGAGCAGTTAAGTATTACATTCCGAATGCTTTATGGTCGCCTGATCAATATATACCTAAATCAACTACGGACTAATCTACTAATAAAAAACAAGTTAACCTAGGTCGCTTATTAACCTTCAGCAACCTACAATATAAGTCAACATAAGTTACTTATCGGCCTTTgttaacttaataatatcAACTAGATATATAAGATTCAGTTACTACACTTATTAAATAGCTTAAATAGCTAGTCGTTAATATAGTAATAAGATTAACTTTTGTATTTAATCTACTAGCTACGTAATAAAATTACCTAATTGTATTCTACCGCCTTTGTTAATATAAACTGCAACTAGTTTATTACCTTAAGAACTACCCTATACTATTTAGTATAAACCGGTCCATTATATTAAGTTAGTAAATAAGTAAATCTATTACTagcttataaaataaagtatttaaatatttaatttatatactattatattaataataactagctatttaagtattttaataagtaatataaagtaaatttatatatttagttaGCTAGGCTAgatttataaatattttttaaatttattattaaatcTAGAGAAGTTTCTTAGATTCTATAAAAATCTATTAAACTTAACTAAAtccttttttaattaattaggCAGTCTAATGTTTATTTATAGTAGCCTACCTAGGAGGCCCTTTATTACAATTATAAAGGTTAGgttataataaataactatttatttaagttatttaaaaagcATAGAgaattaagttttatatatttaattatttttaataatttacttttagAATTATAAGCTAAGGAATAAAATTACTACTTAGGgtataatttatttaaggtagtttataataaacttattaaTCCTTTACTTATTAATTCTTTAGAACTAATATTCTTTTAgggtatatataaaatatattattatcttAGATCAAGCTATAatagttaaataaaaaaatataatttaatttataatacttaagaatctattaaaagttttaatataataaaactaatttaaaacttttaaaaaaacttagGATTATACTTAAAACTCCTAATACTAgctacttaataaataaaaaaataactaaagaaaaaaatattagaatttttacttttactataaaaaaacctAAATCCTTATACCTTAAACTAAAaacttaagaaaaaaaaggattaataataactttaaataaatttaagaAGGTATTACTAAATATagtattttaattaataatatcTACTACCCCTGctacttaaatattaattactaCCTTAAactttactttttttatattatttaacttatttaaactttttaaacCTTAATTAACTATTTTAATACCCTAATATATTAAAGATTTatactaaaattaaatatataataaataagctaaAGCTTTAgtaactttttattaatatttaacTAACTACTCCTtagcctttttttcttatatatataattatttatatttaaatattatttaacttactactatagttattataaatatttttaaaaataaattaataaaataacttatatatattaataaaaactttacttttattataaaaataaccttaataaatatactttttatagtaaaatactttatttattattttataatagttatctatattatactttttataaaagaaatatactattattaaaaaacttaattctttaatattatttattaaaaaaagatatttttaaaatttatataataaattttttaaaacttaataaaatatactattatactattaagtaaaaaaaaacaaaagttataaattaataataaaaaaataataatatttatttatactAACTTTAAGaataaaactaataaaaaaaaagtattatattataacctAATCTAATATAAGTATATACTTTAGCTAAAGTATAAACTAAGGaactaattaaaaaaagattaCTTATATAGTATacctttaataaattactacTATAAtctattataatttaattaaactataatttaataataatttaaaaaaataactaaatatataagattttattttttacgctttttaaataacttaaataaacagttattaataaaatattaaaattaaatataaactaaatttttattatattttacttactttataattatacttacTTAAAGTTACTTTTTATcctttttattaatataaactaattaactttagtttattaCCTTAGGAACTTAccttatattattaaagtattaagtTAGgatattatatatactttaactacttaaaaaataaattataaatattataataagatttatttaaataaatatatttagtataatataataagttaaaaaaaaataaaaaatactttttataattatataatatataataaaaataatacttatttatagtaaaagtatttttaataataaaataaaaaaaacttttatattttttaatcTTAGGATAAGGttttttaaatactttatttattatttttaagtaagttaatatatataaaaaaataagtaaaaaataaataactatagaatatattataaagtaaaaataaactacTTATACTTAAATAAGTAAGGTCTTAAGgataaaattaataaaaaaaaggtattatattataacttaatttttataattataataataaatctATAGGGtagtttaatttaaataaatattaaactaactaattaattaagaataaattattaaaattttaaaataatctataactaaattattaccttttaataataatttaaccTAGCTAACTaagtatataagtttactttatattacttattaaaatacttaaatagctagttattattaatataatagtatttaaattaaatatttaaatactttattttatagttAGTAATAgatttacttatttattaaccTAACTgttttactaatataaactatagaACTATTCTAAGGTTTATCCCTTAGGAATAGTTAACCTATAGTACCTATAGGACCCGGTTTATTACAAATAgctaatatataaatataaattaataatataaggCTTAGGTTTAATTAAGCTAATagaaattatatattaattaaactaaCTTAACCCCTTAGTTTTTAACTAACTTAACCCCTTAGTTTTTAACTAACTTAACCCCTTAGTTTTTAACTAACTTAACCCCTTATTATTTTAGCACCAGAAGCTTTTATATATAGGGTTATAATTAGCTTAAGTCTAGTTTGCATTTCCGCTAAGATaggtttttatttattaagtatttacttattatattataaatacttatataattaaacAGGATAATCTATCCTTTATTTAAGGTACCTATCCTATAGGCCCGTTGTTGCGACTATAAATATCTTAGTCCATAATAACATATAATGTAAACTAGGCCGTAGTAGGGATAGAGAAGTAGGAAATCCTAATCAAGACCTTTGCCGTAATTCAGAACTCAAAGGGCAGTGCTCTAGGCTATGTAAACTGTATTCGCTTACTTAAGAAGCTTGAGAAGAGACTGAACACTGGATGCAAGTAAACAGCTTACCTACCCTGAAACAAGAgatagttatttatttacaaATGGGTATCTCCTTACCCCAGCAGAAAAGTTATATTCAGCCTACAAAAATACTTTATCTTCGTTGATATAATAGTCACTTTGAGTGTAATTTTCTAGCACCAATAGTTGTTTCACTCTTTTATCTAAGACCTGATATTCAAATAATTGTCTCTTCAACTAAGCGTATACATCATCAAGGTTGGCTATAATTATCTTCAGAGATTCTCATAACAATTAACTTCAAAAAAATCATTTCGTCGAGCATTCGGACGCTGTACAGAAGGCACCATGCCCACATTCCCATCCACATTGCAATCGTCGGTACAAAGCATGAACAGGATTTTGGGAGTAACTCGCGGTAGCTCTTTCTTGGCCTGTATAACCCAAGGATTGTCATCGTCGAATCGATTCACGTAGTTTTCACCGTCCCCCATGTAGACCAACCGCTGGCCGTCTGGAAACTCCTCAATAATTGGATTCCAGGCTGAAAATGGATCCCCATCAAAGGGTATGCAGTTTTCCCAGTTCATCTTTGCGCGCAGCCATGCAGTTACCATCATGAGCCAGTCCACCTTTTCCGTCCAGTCTTGTACGCGAGATCGAAAGATAGGCGACAGGATGAGAGAAAATAGTTTGATGACTTCAGTTCTTTTGTGGTTGTAGATGTCTCTCTTAAAGAGTGCGTGGAAAGATCTGATGTTTCGCTCATCGTCAAAATCCACTAGTTGAACCGGTGCATCAAGCAGCAGGCCAAAGAGGCCCGACGCGACGGCGtgccttctttttgcatGTATAGTGATGAAGGCCATGGTAGCAGATAGGGAGATGTGTGTAAAGGGCCTCGGACCATAGTTAGCGTACTCGTTGTAAACCACGTTTAAATCTTCATCTACAAAGTCGTCTCTGATTTCAATGTGCGGAAGCCGGCGCATCCTGCAGACGTCTTGCAATCCTAAGTCAAAATCGAAGTAGTACTCGGAAGGTATTGATAACGGGATTGTGTCGAGCCAAATTAATCCGTCCTTGATAAACTCGTCGACCTGCGCTTTCTCCAACCCGCCCTCCCAAATTGCCTCAGCTGCCTCAGACGTCAAGTTAAGATGATAAGTGTCCAAACGAGGCTGAATCCATATAGGCCCTAGGTTCCAGTTATAGTCCTGCGAGACCATCTTGCCCCAGCGCATAGCGACCTGTCTTGATTCGCGACAGACTGAGGCAATGCGTGGCGGGGCAGCATTCTTGAGAGATGGCCGCACAGACCAACATTTGTGCTCCTTACGGAGGCGCTGAACTTCGTCATAAGGATCGTCTCTCTGGACAACTCGATGAGGCAGACAATAAAACCAGATAGCCAGGCGAAGCTCCACTGGCAAGAGTGTGAACTGGGGGAATGCGGTCGACTGTGTTTCCATAGtgaaacaaaagaaattgcTGTTGTGCTTGATTAGAGTGCGTTTATAAGTGTATAGTaaaaggggaagagattAATGGGACATATACATAGAAAAGCAATCTCTTTAAGCGCCTTAGTAAACTTAGCTAAGCATTTTTGGCGCCCAATAGGTACCTATGCACAGGGGGGTAATTTATGGATAGTGTATAATGTTTGCACTGGAATAGTTTATTTGCAGTCAAAATACCATTGTAAAATACGTATAGTTATTTTCAAAGTATTAATTTCTTTACTTAAGtagcccttttttttctgctttctttcaagggcggcaagaagaggcGATGGAAAGTTTTGCCGATATTGCATGGCGGGAAATCCATGAAAGGGTCTTCAGTGAGGACGGCTTTCTAAGCCATCATGTTTTCCAAGCCACAAGCATGCTGGCTGTTCTGGATTTTACAGGTCGGTCCTTGAGCCGCCCCCTTCTTGCCAACATGTGTTTCATCGTGAACAAAAGCTGACTTAGTACGTGGTTGGAAAAACAGCTGGTAGGAACAAccgtggatggatggaagtaGGCCTTGCGATTCGGTTTGCTCAGGTTCTGAACCTCTCAGCAGAATCGGACCCTACACTGCCAGTCTAGTCACAGGATGGATATCGAGGAACCTTATGATCTGTCGATCTGTTGGATCGCTTCGTGTCGTGTAGCCCTCAGCGCATTCCGACCATACAGAACGCTGACTGCACTATCAAacttggccttgaccttgatCATTACGATGGGACTTCTGGGCCTGCATTAATTACAACGGGGGATCCGGTTGCTACGCCAGGATCTGCTGCTGAGGTAGGCCAGACGGGCTATCTATGCATTATGGTATCAAAATTGGGTCGGATTCAAAAGTATTGCCTTCGTTCATCGGACCAGCAGTGCACGTATCCGCCCTGAGACTCTCGCAGCGGGTTTGCATCTATTCGCAGAGCCTTGATGACGTTCGAAGCATATTTGCCACTAGGCTAGGGCGATTTCGATCCAGACAGAATACAACTGAGCCCAACTCAAGAGGTTTCGAGTTTTATTTGCTTTTCGTATGTGCTTTACTTTACTAACCGGTGTCTGCTGCTTCACCCTTTTGTCTTTCAGCAAAGTATCCATCGTCCTTAAAAGCGTCTGCACCCGCCACTTGGACATAAGCAAGTGGGAGTCCAGAGAAGTTATCTGCGGAGAGCGGGGATATGCGGAGATCTGTTGGCACAGAGCTGTACTATTTGAGATATTACATGATAGCCTCAGCTGATAGGATCGGGACTTTGGCATTCTCCAGGTAACTACTAAATTTGAGATCTGCCGGCTGTGTTGCAGGATGCATTATTATCGGGACAAGGAGGATTTGCGCTTGAAAATCATGCTTGACTGGGTTGTCGCGGTGTGTGAGTGCAGTAGCCTAAATAATTGATGAATAGATTTCTTCCATGATCATATTACGGCTGAGCGCTTATAATATTGGCTCCTTCGCTGAGATCACCAATAATTACATGATCTTGACTGCCACCAAGAGCCTCCAAATTGTCAAAGACCTCAAGAAGGAGTCAGTCACATTTCTGATTTTGCTGGATTTCGCCATTCTTACCCAAAGATTAGCGGCACAGACATCCTCCACACTAGTTGGAAATTTGTTGTCAGGCACCCTGAATTCTGCGATTAACCTCTCCTTATTACTGAGGTAATCTGTTCCTTACACTCCCATTAGTCAACACTACTAATAGTGACGTTGTTCCCTTTGCACATGGCTCGCCAGACAACATTTTCGGTGTCAAGATCGCCTAATACCCACCCACCTCCATACACACTACAAAATTTAGAATGAGCACAACTGAAAGATGTAGAATTAAGGGGCAAGTCCCACTATAATGATTGTGTCTTTTTGTAGAGCGAACATCTAGTCTATAGATGCGAACCTGCTTTTGATACCCCGTCGTAGCCGGGCACAGGAATTTGCTGGATAGAAAAGCCATCGGTCACGGATTTGTCTGGCTTTCCTTCAAATGCTTTGCGAAATTTAACGGGATCACCTGCAACTGGAATAGGAGAAACCTCCAACAGACGTTAGATACCAGGCCGCGAATCGTTATCCAAAACACCTCACAGCATACCCCTGTCCATTCGGCACTAAGCTACCCTAGGCCTGATTGGCGGTAAGATGTTGACACCATAATTACAGTGCACTCAAGTGAATTGAAGTCATTCAATGAGGAAAATGGATCACGATGCTTCAGCATATTATATAATCCTGGTAATATTATGCTTCTACCTGAAGATGCCTTAGTACGCCGAGAAACGGTCCACGGTGGAGACGGCATCACCACTGCAGAGGTTTACTAATATACATCTCTGTGCAATACAAAAGTCAGACTCTTTAGTTAGCAATTCCGTAAAAGGCGCTTATGTTGCATGGTCTAGACCCTTGAAGAGCAGGTGTCGTTGAACCTGTTCTATCCGTCGCGCGCCGTACGGAGCGCAAAAATAGCACTCCCAAACGTTAACCCATGGCACAAGGTGGAGGGAATAAAGTCAAACTTCCACCGCATGTTGTGCACTAGTATAACATCTTCTCCCTGCGGGGATCAATATGAGAGCCGCCAGAATATGTACGAAACGTACCCACTTCCCCGGACCAGAAATTGGGTCTGGGCCGGGGTTAGCGGCGCTTTAGTTTTGTTTTTCATGTTTATATCGGACTACGGATACACATAGAAACACGGAAAAGACAATTCCGTAGTTCATTTCGTACTAGCGTAGTCAAATGATATAGACACTGGCTTATTACCCTGGTAGACACGTAGTATGGAGAAACACCCGGTGATGGCGGCACAGCCTAGAGAGAAGCCCATTAGTCGCCGTAGAGCGAAGCCTTATGTTGCAGATTCATCTTCCTTATAGAGCGAGATCATGCTTTCGTTTTCAAGAGTCTCCTGACAGCCGTCTCGCAGCATCGCATTGGGCTAATTAAGAAATAATCGCAACAGCATCTCTTCGACATTAATTATTCGTTCCTGTCAGTCATGGAGGTCACAGAGGAAACCAAAACCACCATAACGTATGAGCATGAGGACCACAAGGCGTCGGATGTGCCTGGCGCGGACGCTGGATTTGCCATTGCAACGACTCTGCAAGAGGCGCACGCGGTCCCGAATCCATGGGCCTGGGGTCACGTCCAGCTGTACCTCGTGTGTGCCATTGTCTACTTGTGCTCTACTATGAACGGTGAGTCCTGTTACCTATGAAAGTAGGAGACAAAAGTTTCCACAAAAAAGATAGAAAGACTAACAGACTGGGTGAAGGTTACGATGGCTCCCTCATGGGCTCGATCAACATTATGCCCGAATACCAGGACTACTACCATCTTGGACCGAATGGCTCAGCAGGCACGGGCCTTGTGTTTTCAATCTTCAACATTGGTCAGATGATCGGTGCCCTGTTCACCTGGTGCAACGATTGGCGCGGCCGGAAGTTCATGGTCATCTTCGGGTGCGTTGGCGTTGTGGCCTGCGCCATCTTTACGGCAACCGCTCCCACTCTAGGCAGCTTCATCGGTGCCCGAttcctcctcagcttcttctcaacctTGGCTAGCTCTGCTGCACCACTGTTGCTCGTAGAGGTAGCTCCGCCGCTGCAACGTGGTTCCGTTGCAGGAGGATACAACACCTTGTACTATATGGGCAGCATCATCGCCACCTTTAGTAAGTTACTACCATTCTCAGGGAAGTAAGCTCAGGCATAGTTTTGCTAATATTAGAAATAAAGCCATATACGGTTGCAACCTCCATCTCGGCGGCAACATCAAGTGGCGCCTGTCCCTGTGGCTGCAGGCCGTCTGCCctggcctcgtcgtcctcggcgCCTGGTTTATCCCGGAAAGCCCACGATGGCTTATCGCAAAGGGCCGTCACGAAGAAGCACGGGCATTCCTAGTAAAGCATCATGCCAACGGTGACCCAAACCACCCTATCGTGGCTGTAGAGATGCGTGAAATCGAGGAGTCCCTGAGCAGGGGTGGCATCCGTGCGGCCCGCGACTATTTCAACATCAAGGCGCTATTCAAGTCACGCTCGAGGCGATACCGGATGCTGCTCGTCATTTCGTGGTCCTGGTTCATGCAGTTCTCTGGAAACAACGTCGCCAGTTACTACCTCCCCACAATGATCAAGGCTGTGGGCATCACTTCTGTCCCAATGGCCCAGCT
This genomic stretch from Trichoderma breve strain T069 chromosome 1, whole genome shotgun sequence harbors:
- a CDS encoding sugar transporter domain-containing protein, with the translated sequence MEVTEETKTTITYEHEDHKASDVPGADAGFAIATTLQEAHAVPNPWAWGHVQLYLVCAIVYLCSTMNGYDGSLMGSINIMPEYQDYYHLGPNGSAGTGLVFSIFNIGQMIGALFTWCNDWRGRKFMVIFGCVGVVACAIFTATAPTLGSFIGARFLLSFFSTLASSAAPLLLVEVAPPLQRGSVAGGYNTLYYMGSIIATFTIYGCNLHLGGNIKWRLSLWLQAVCPGLVVLGAWFIPESPRWLIAKGRHEEARAFLVKHHANGDPNHPIVAVEMREIEESLSRGGIRAARDYFNIKALFKSRSRRYRMLLVISWSWFMQFSGNNVASYYLPTMIKAVGITSVPMAQLLNGIYAVTGWIAASIGARCHDVVGRRKMFLFSTGGMVICLAIITGATARYQIAHDVHASSAMIAFIFIFGVVFAVGYTPMQPVYSPEILANDMRANGVMVSSITSGCAGFVNTFAAPLAMRNITYWFYAFFVFWDIFEFIFIYFFFVETKGRTLEELDAVFDSSNPRKASTKQIIPHNASGDSNSV